In the genome of Metabacillus litoralis, the window CCCGATTTTCATTATGTTGATCATTTTTCAACAGAATCACTGCGAAGCTTAATTGAACAAGAAGGACCTGAAACCGTTGCAGCATTTATTGCTGAGCCAGTTCAGGGAGCGGGTGGAGTTCACATTGCCCCAGATGGATACTTCCAGGAAGTTCGTGAAATTTGTGATGAATACGATATTCTCTTTATCACTGATGAAGTTATTACAGGATTTGGCCGTACTGGAACATATTTTGGTATCGATCATTATGGCGTAACACCTGATATGATGTGTTTTGCAAAAGGTGTAACAAGCGGATATGCTCAATTAGGCGGGGTTATGATCTCTGAGACATTACACAAGGAATTTAAAGAACTATCGACTGGGACGTTGCTTCATGGCTATACGTACAGTGGTCATGCAATGGCCTGTGCCGTTGCACTTAAAAATATCGAAATTATTGAGCGTGAAAATTTGATTGAAAATGCAGCAGTAATGGGTCAAGAGATGCTTAAAGGCTTTCAATCAGTACAGGAAAAACATAGCATAATTGGTGAAGTTCGAGCGTTAGGCTTAATGGGTGCTATTGAAATCGTAAAAGATAAGCAAACAAACGAACGTTTTGCATCACCATTAGCACCTCAACTTGTTAATGAAGCAGCGAAAAGAGGACTCATTCTTCGATCTGTTGTGTTTGATGGTCAAGATACACTTGTTTTTGCCCCACCGCTAATCATGACAAAAGAGGATATTACATCCCTCATTTCCATCCTAGACGAAACGTTTACGTCAGTAACAAAGGATGCTGTAAAAGGATAAGGAGGATATAAATGAAAAAACAATTATTTATTAATGGAGAATGGATTGGAACAGAGTCTTATAAAGATTTACTTTCTCCTTACAATAATGAAAAAATTGCTGAAATTGCTTCCGCAACTGAGGAAGATGTTGATAAAGCAATTGCTGCGGCTTATCAAACAAATGAAATCATGGCTGAAATGCCGGCACATCAGCGGGCTTCTATTTTAGAAAAGGTGGCAAATCTCATTGAAGAGCGTGCAGACGAAGCGGCCAAAATCATTTCTGCTGAAGCTGCAAAACCATATAAAACCGCACTTAGTGAAGTGAGTCGTACCGTTGCAACCTATAAATTTTCAGCAGAGGAAGCGAAACGCATTCATGGAGAAACAATCCCTCTTGATGCAGCTGTTGGTGGAGAAAATCGAATCGCTTATACAGTTCGTGAGCCGATCGGTGTGATTGGTGCGATTACACCATTTAATTTCCCAATGAATTTGGTTGCACATAAAGTAGGTCCAGCGATTGCATCAGGAAACACAGTGGTGTTAAAACCAGCAGAACAAACACCACTATCTTCCTTATTTTTAGCAGATATTTTTAAAGAAGCTGGTTTACCTGATGGTGCTTTAAATATTGTCACTGGTAAGGGGTCTGTTGTTGGAGAAAAAATCGTCAAAGATGATCGAGTGAAAAAAATATCGTTCACTGGAAGTCCTGCGGTCGGAATTGGTATTCGTAATAAAGCAGGCTTAAAACGAGTGACATTGGAGCTTGGTTCAAATGCAGCTGTTATTATTGATCAAGGTATTGATCTTGATAAAATCATTGACCGCTGTGTGATGGGGGCTTTTTCTTTCCAAGGCCAGGTTTGTATTTCATTGCAGCGTGTTTATATTCATGAATCATTGTATGAGCAGTTTGTAGAGAAAATGGTGGCAGCAACTAAGCAACTCAAAATAGGAGATCCACTTGATCCTAACACAGATGTTTCAGCATTAATTAGTCCACGTGATGTTGATCGTGCTCTAGCTTGGATTGAAGAAGCGAAGCAAGGAGGAGCAAAGGTATTAACTGGCGGAGCTGCTGAAGGAAATGTCTTGCAGCCAACGATTCTAACAGATGTTGATGCTAAGCTAAAAGTTTCGTGTCAAGAGGTGTTTGCACCGATCGTTCTTATTAACAAAGTAAGCTCTGTTGAAGAGGCCATTAGCAATGTGAACGATTCACAATACGGATTACAGGCCGGAATTTATACAGATAATATTCATACCGCTCTCATGGCAACGAAAAAGCTACATGTTGGAGGAGTTATGGTCAATGATATCCCAACATTCCGTGTTGATCATATGCCATATGGTGGTGTAAAAGAGAGCGGAGTTGGGCGCGAAGGGGTAAAATTTGCGATTGAGGAAATGACTGAGCAGAAGTTAGTTGTTTTTAATCAGGCATAAAATGATTAATGAGCTTAATGCCCACTGGAATTTGGGCATTAAGCTATACATAAGAGAAACTAGATTGTGAGTTACGGCTAAATATACCATTTTAAAATGCAGAAAAGTACATAGATTGAGAGGATGAAGGAGATGAAACAAGAAAAAGAGCTGAAAAAGGTTTTAACAAAGGTTGATGTCTTATTTTTAGCCATTGGTGCGATGCTCGGTTGGGGATGGGTTGTACTTTCTGGAAATTGGATCGTATCTGCAGGTTCCGCAGGAGCAATCATAGCATTTGTTATAGGGGGATTACTCGTAACCTTTGTCGGGCTGACCTATGCTGAACTCGCATCTGCCATGCCTGCAGTAGGAGGAGAGCATCATTATGTTGAGAGGGCAATGGGAAGCAAAGCTGCGTTTATTGCTTCGTGGGCAATTACATTAGGATATGTTTCAGTCGTAACATTTGAGGCTGTTGCCCTACCAACTGTTATAGATTATTTACTTCCAAACTATCAGGTTGGTTACTTATGGACAATAGGTGGATGGGATGTTTATCTGACCTGGGTATTAATTGGATCTGTTGGGGCGATATTGCTTACAGCCCTTAATTATTTTGGTTTAAAGCCAGCAGCATTTATGCAGGTTGTTTTAACAGTTTTTATTGTTGGGATTGGGATATTACTTGTATTTGGAGCAGGGACAAATGGAGACTCACAAAACCTTCAGCCGCTTTTCACCGGTGGAGTGGGCGGAATCATGACAGTGCTGATCATGGTACCATTTCTTTTTGTAGGATTTGATGTTATTCCACAAGTTGCTGAAGAAGCGAATATTCCTGCAAAAGATATTGGGAAGATTCTTATTTTTTCTGTAGGTTGTGCGGTTGTTTTCTACTTGGCTATTGCCTTTGGCGTGTCTATGGCGCTTGATCATGAGGCATTAAGTATCTCACAATTAGCAACTGCTGATGCAATGGCAGCTGTATTTGGATCTAAAATTTTCGCAAATATCTTAATATTCGGAGGAATCTGCGGGATTGTTACTAGCTGGAATGCATTTATTATCGGAGGCAGCCGTATTATTTATGCTATGGCAAACTCAGGAATGCTGCCTGCTTGGTTTGGATATTTGCATCCAAAACATAAAACACCTTCAAATGCAGTCATCTTTCTTGGTGCTTTAGCAACATTAGCACCATTATTAGGAAGACCGGCACTCGTGTGGATTGTTGATGCTGGGGGACTTGGTATCGTTGTTGCCTACTTTTTAGTGGCTTTATCCTTTATTATTTTGCGTAAAAAAGAGCCAAACATGGACCGCCCATTTAAGGCTGGCAAGCAAAATGCAGTGGGGTGGATTGCTCTCTTTTTAAGCTTAGGATTTATTTTATTATACATGCCGGGAATGCCTGCTGCACTCATTTGGCCCTATGAATGGGTGATGGTCGCTGGTTGGATTTTAATAGGGGCATATTTCTATTATCATATGAATAAGGGGAAATATGAGGTTGTTGAAAATAAGGAAACGAAAAATATATGAAATAATTGATCTCTACAATTAAGTTTAAGTCTCTGAAACCTTCCCTGCCCAATAGTGGCTCGTGGAGTTTAGAGACTTTTTTTCATGTATCTAAATAATATAGATGTGATGAAAAATAAGCTGTTGTTTAACATGCTATATTGTTTATAATATGTAACAGTATGAAAAGTCTCTAAAAAGGGGAAATCAGTGAAATGACTAAACATCCTAACTATAAAATGAATAAACTTCTAGAAGGAAACTATTCCTCTGTAATAGACTTTGTTATGAAAATGAGAAAAGAGCTTTTTCCTATGTTAGATCATGAAATGCTTCCTCAAGATCTTCTCCATTTTGAAAACTGTTATATTCAACCTGATCATGCTGCTTTTTTTACGGTTGTTACTGAAGATAGAATCATAGGATCCATAGGTGTAATACCCTACGATGGTCGTTTTCATCAACTAAGTGAAACTTATCCTCTTACGAAAGCAGCTGAAATTGTAAAATGCTATATTGATCCAGATTATCGAAGGTACGGTATTGGTACAGAATTATCTACTATTGCAACTAGTTTTAGTCGTGATGCTGGTTATCAATCATTATATCTACATACTCACCCGTTCCTGCCTGGTGCGATTCCTTTTTGGAAATCTCAAGGTTACAAAGAGATACTAGCCGAGGATGATCCAGTATGGCAGACACTTCATATGGTAAAAACATTATAGGTTTTTGAGAAAAGCTTTTCTAATACTATCACCCAATGAGAAAGGAGTTGTTGTAGCAACTCCTTTGAGCATGCAGTCAAAATATGTCTCGATAATGGCAGAATCGGGACAGAAAAAAGGGTGAACAGCCAAAGTGTGTCTCGATAGTGGCAGAATCGGGACAGAAAAAAGAGCGAGCAGCCAAAATATGTCTCGATAGAGGCAGAATTGGGACAGAAAAAAGAGCGAGCAGTCAAAATGTGTCTCGAAAGTGGCAGAATCGGGACAGAAAAAAGAGCGAGCAGTCAAAATATGTCTCGAAAGTGGCAGAATCGGGACAGAAAAAAGAGTGAGCAGTGAAAGTGTGTCTCGATAGTTGGGGAATCGGGACAGAAAAAAGAGCGAGCAGCCAAAAT includes:
- a CDS encoding aminotransferase family protein, which gives rise to MEELTELDKKHFLHPTSPIGQQQKEGPSFIFTEGNGVFLTDMKGNKLIDGMSSLWNVNIGHGREEISEVAKEQMKKLAFSSCFATFSNEPAIRLAAKLAEIAPGNLSTTFFTSGGSESNDTAYKLARHYWVLKGKPNKQKIISRTKSYHGVSMGATSATGLKPFRDFTTSIAPDFHYVDHFSTESLRSLIEQEGPETVAAFIAEPVQGAGGVHIAPDGYFQEVREICDEYDILFITDEVITGFGRTGTYFGIDHYGVTPDMMCFAKGVTSGYAQLGGVMISETLHKEFKELSTGTLLHGYTYSGHAMACAVALKNIEIIERENLIENAAVMGQEMLKGFQSVQEKHSIIGEVRALGLMGAIEIVKDKQTNERFASPLAPQLVNEAAKRGLILRSVVFDGQDTLVFAPPLIMTKEDITSLISILDETFTSVTKDAVKG
- a CDS encoding aldehyde dehydrogenase family protein yields the protein MKKQLFINGEWIGTESYKDLLSPYNNEKIAEIASATEEDVDKAIAAAYQTNEIMAEMPAHQRASILEKVANLIEERADEAAKIISAEAAKPYKTALSEVSRTVATYKFSAEEAKRIHGETIPLDAAVGGENRIAYTVREPIGVIGAITPFNFPMNLVAHKVGPAIASGNTVVLKPAEQTPLSSLFLADIFKEAGLPDGALNIVTGKGSVVGEKIVKDDRVKKISFTGSPAVGIGIRNKAGLKRVTLELGSNAAVIIDQGIDLDKIIDRCVMGAFSFQGQVCISLQRVYIHESLYEQFVEKMVAATKQLKIGDPLDPNTDVSALISPRDVDRALAWIEEAKQGGAKVLTGGAAEGNVLQPTILTDVDAKLKVSCQEVFAPIVLINKVSSVEEAISNVNDSQYGLQAGIYTDNIHTALMATKKLHVGGVMVNDIPTFRVDHMPYGGVKESGVGREGVKFAIEEMTEQKLVVFNQA
- a CDS encoding APC family permease — its product is MKQEKELKKVLTKVDVLFLAIGAMLGWGWVVLSGNWIVSAGSAGAIIAFVIGGLLVTFVGLTYAELASAMPAVGGEHHYVERAMGSKAAFIASWAITLGYVSVVTFEAVALPTVIDYLLPNYQVGYLWTIGGWDVYLTWVLIGSVGAILLTALNYFGLKPAAFMQVVLTVFIVGIGILLVFGAGTNGDSQNLQPLFTGGVGGIMTVLIMVPFLFVGFDVIPQVAEEANIPAKDIGKILIFSVGCAVVFYLAIAFGVSMALDHEALSISQLATADAMAAVFGSKIFANILIFGGICGIVTSWNAFIIGGSRIIYAMANSGMLPAWFGYLHPKHKTPSNAVIFLGALATLAPLLGRPALVWIVDAGGLGIVVAYFLVALSFIILRKKEPNMDRPFKAGKQNAVGWIALFLSLGFILLYMPGMPAALIWPYEWVMVAGWILIGAYFYYHMNKGKYEVVENKETKNI
- a CDS encoding GNAT family N-acetyltransferase; amino-acid sequence: MTKHPNYKMNKLLEGNYSSVIDFVMKMRKELFPMLDHEMLPQDLLHFENCYIQPDHAAFFTVVTEDRIIGSIGVIPYDGRFHQLSETYPLTKAAEIVKCYIDPDYRRYGIGTELSTIATSFSRDAGYQSLYLHTHPFLPGAIPFWKSQGYKEILAEDDPVWQTLHMVKTL